A part of Sebastes fasciatus isolate fSebFas1 chromosome 10, fSebFas1.pri, whole genome shotgun sequence genomic DNA contains:
- the hnrnph1 gene encoding heterogeneous nuclear ribonucleoprotein H isoform X3, whose product MADEGYVVRIRGLPWSCSVDEVQRFFSADCKIINNGGGGIHFTYTREGRPSGEAFVELETEEDLKIAVKKDRETMGHRYVEVFKSNNVEMDWVMKHTGPNCPETAGDGLVRLRGLPFGCSKEEIVQFFSGLEIVPNGITLPVDIQGRSTGEAFVQFASQDIAEKALKKHKERIGHRYIEIFKSSRAEVRTHYEPQRKPMGMQRPGPYDRPSGGRGYNMMGRGGSYDRMRRGGYGGGVSDGRYGDGGSSFQSTTGHCVHMRGLPYRATETDIYNFFSPLNPVRVHIEIGPDGRVTGEADVEFATHEDAVAAMSKDKANMQHRYVELFLNSTAGGSNGAYSSQMMGGMGNQSSYSGGQLSSGYSGGYSSQGNMGGYSDYSNQGGMGSSYYGGGGGGGSRGSMNGLGGGWGM is encoded by the exons ATGGCTGATGAGGGATACGTAGTACGCATCAGGGGTCTCCCTTGGTCCTGCTCAGTGGATGAAGTACAGAGGTTTTTCTCGG CGGATTGCAAAATCATCAACAACGGCGGTGGGGGCATCCACTTCACCTACACAAGAGAGGGGCGTCCCAGCGGAGAGGCCTTCGTCGAGTTGGAGACGGAGGAAGACCTGAAGATTGCAGTGAAGAAGGACAGAGAAACTATGGGTCACAGATACGTAGAGG TTTTCAAATCCAACAATGTCGAGATGGACTGGGTCATGAAGCACACTGGTCCAAACTGTCCAGAAACAGCAGGAGATGGGCTCGTCCGGCTCCGAGGCCTTCCCTTTGGCTGCAGCAAGGAGGAGATAGTACAGTTTTTCTCAG GGTTGGAAATCGTGCCAAATGGGATAACATTGCCGGTGGACATCCAGGGGAGGAGTACGGGGGAGGCCTTCGTGCAGTTTGCTTCACAGGATATAGCTGAAAAGGCTCtaaagaaacacaaggaaaGAATAGGGCACAG GTACATTGAGATCTTCAAGAGCAGCCGCGCTGAGGTGCGGACCCATTACGAACCCCAGCGGAAGCCCATGGGCATGCAGAGACCCGGCCCCTATGACCGTCCCTCCGGTGGTCGCGGATACAACATGATGGGCCGAGGGGGATCCTATGACAGAATGCGTCGCGGAGGCTACGGAGGAG GCGTATCGGATGGACGGTATGGCGATGGCGGCTCTTCCTTTCAGAGCACAACGGGCCACTGTGTCCACATGAGGGGCCTGCCCTACAGAGCCACAGAGACAGACATCTACAAT ttCTTCTCGCCATTGAATCCAGTACGGGTCCACATTGAGATCGGCCCAGACGGCAGGGTAACCGGGGAGGCAGATGTCGAGTTTGCAACACACGAGGATGCCGTGGCAGCCATGTCCAAAGACAAAGCTAACATGC AGCACCGCTACGTGGAGCTGTTCTTGAACTCAACAGCAGGTGGCAGCAACGGAGCCTACAGCAGCCAGATGATGGGTGGCATGG GGAACCAGTCGTCTTACAGCGGTGGCCAGCTGAGCTCAGGGTACTCCGGTGGATACAGCAGCCAGGGCAACATGGGCGGCTACAGTGACTACA GTAACCAGGGCGGAATGGGAAGCAGTTACTAcggcggcggaggaggaggaggaagcagaggCTCTATGAACGGACTGGGCGGGGGATGGGGAatgtag
- the hnrnph1 gene encoding heterogeneous nuclear ribonucleoprotein H isoform X2, with protein MADEGYVVRIRGLPWSCSVDEVQRFFSDCKIINNGGGGIHFTYTREGRPSGEAFVELETEEDLKIAVKKDRETMGHRYVEVFKSNNVEMDWVMKHTGPNCPETAGDGLVRLRGLPFGCSKEEIVQFFSGLEIVPNGITLPVDIQGRSTGEAFVQFASQDIAEKALKKHKERIGHRYIEIFKSSRAEVRTHYEPQRKPMGMQRPGPYDRPSGGRGYNMMGRGGSYDRMRRGGYGGGVSDGRYGDGGSSFQSTTGHCVHMRGLPYRATETDIYNFFSPLNPVRVHIEIGPDGRVTGEADVEFATHEDAVAAMSKDKANMQHRYVELFLNSTAGGSNGAYSSQMMGGMGELGNQSSYSGGQLSSGYSGGYSSQGNMGGYSDYSNQGGMGSSYYGGGGGGGSRGSMNGLGGGWGM; from the exons ATGGCTGATGAGGGATACGTAGTACGCATCAGGGGTCTCCCTTGGTCCTGCTCAGTGGATGAAGTACAGAGGTTTTTCTCGG ATTGCAAAATCATCAACAACGGCGGTGGGGGCATCCACTTCACCTACACAAGAGAGGGGCGTCCCAGCGGAGAGGCCTTCGTCGAGTTGGAGACGGAGGAAGACCTGAAGATTGCAGTGAAGAAGGACAGAGAAACTATGGGTCACAGATACGTAGAGG TTTTCAAATCCAACAATGTCGAGATGGACTGGGTCATGAAGCACACTGGTCCAAACTGTCCAGAAACAGCAGGAGATGGGCTCGTCCGGCTCCGAGGCCTTCCCTTTGGCTGCAGCAAGGAGGAGATAGTACAGTTTTTCTCAG GGTTGGAAATCGTGCCAAATGGGATAACATTGCCGGTGGACATCCAGGGGAGGAGTACGGGGGAGGCCTTCGTGCAGTTTGCTTCACAGGATATAGCTGAAAAGGCTCtaaagaaacacaaggaaaGAATAGGGCACAG GTACATTGAGATCTTCAAGAGCAGCCGCGCTGAGGTGCGGACCCATTACGAACCCCAGCGGAAGCCCATGGGCATGCAGAGACCCGGCCCCTATGACCGTCCCTCCGGTGGTCGCGGATACAACATGATGGGCCGAGGGGGATCCTATGACAGAATGCGTCGCGGAGGCTACGGAGGAG GCGTATCGGATGGACGGTATGGCGATGGCGGCTCTTCCTTTCAGAGCACAACGGGCCACTGTGTCCACATGAGGGGCCTGCCCTACAGAGCCACAGAGACAGACATCTACAAT ttCTTCTCGCCATTGAATCCAGTACGGGTCCACATTGAGATCGGCCCAGACGGCAGGGTAACCGGGGAGGCAGATGTCGAGTTTGCAACACACGAGGATGCCGTGGCAGCCATGTCCAAAGACAAAGCTAACATGC AGCACCGCTACGTGGAGCTGTTCTTGAACTCAACAGCAGGTGGCAGCAACGGAGCCTACAGCAGCCAGATGATGGGTGGCATGGGTGAGTTGG GGAACCAGTCGTCTTACAGCGGTGGCCAGCTGAGCTCAGGGTACTCCGGTGGATACAGCAGCCAGGGCAACATGGGCGGCTACAGTGACTACA GTAACCAGGGCGGAATGGGAAGCAGTTACTAcggcggcggaggaggaggaggaagcagaggCTCTATGAACGGACTGGGCGGGGGATGGGGAatgtag
- the hnrnph1 gene encoding heterogeneous nuclear ribonucleoprotein H isoform X1 — protein MADEGYVVRIRGLPWSCSVDEVQRFFSADCKIINNGGGGIHFTYTREGRPSGEAFVELETEEDLKIAVKKDRETMGHRYVEVFKSNNVEMDWVMKHTGPNCPETAGDGLVRLRGLPFGCSKEEIVQFFSGLEIVPNGITLPVDIQGRSTGEAFVQFASQDIAEKALKKHKERIGHRYIEIFKSSRAEVRTHYEPQRKPMGMQRPGPYDRPSGGRGYNMMGRGGSYDRMRRGGYGGGVSDGRYGDGGSSFQSTTGHCVHMRGLPYRATETDIYNFFSPLNPVRVHIEIGPDGRVTGEADVEFATHEDAVAAMSKDKANMQHRYVELFLNSTAGGSNGAYSSQMMGGMGELGNQSSYSGGQLSSGYSGGYSSQGNMGGYSDYSNQGGMGSSYYGGGGGGGSRGSMNGLGGGWGM, from the exons ATGGCTGATGAGGGATACGTAGTACGCATCAGGGGTCTCCCTTGGTCCTGCTCAGTGGATGAAGTACAGAGGTTTTTCTCGG CGGATTGCAAAATCATCAACAACGGCGGTGGGGGCATCCACTTCACCTACACAAGAGAGGGGCGTCCCAGCGGAGAGGCCTTCGTCGAGTTGGAGACGGAGGAAGACCTGAAGATTGCAGTGAAGAAGGACAGAGAAACTATGGGTCACAGATACGTAGAGG TTTTCAAATCCAACAATGTCGAGATGGACTGGGTCATGAAGCACACTGGTCCAAACTGTCCAGAAACAGCAGGAGATGGGCTCGTCCGGCTCCGAGGCCTTCCCTTTGGCTGCAGCAAGGAGGAGATAGTACAGTTTTTCTCAG GGTTGGAAATCGTGCCAAATGGGATAACATTGCCGGTGGACATCCAGGGGAGGAGTACGGGGGAGGCCTTCGTGCAGTTTGCTTCACAGGATATAGCTGAAAAGGCTCtaaagaaacacaaggaaaGAATAGGGCACAG GTACATTGAGATCTTCAAGAGCAGCCGCGCTGAGGTGCGGACCCATTACGAACCCCAGCGGAAGCCCATGGGCATGCAGAGACCCGGCCCCTATGACCGTCCCTCCGGTGGTCGCGGATACAACATGATGGGCCGAGGGGGATCCTATGACAGAATGCGTCGCGGAGGCTACGGAGGAG GCGTATCGGATGGACGGTATGGCGATGGCGGCTCTTCCTTTCAGAGCACAACGGGCCACTGTGTCCACATGAGGGGCCTGCCCTACAGAGCCACAGAGACAGACATCTACAAT ttCTTCTCGCCATTGAATCCAGTACGGGTCCACATTGAGATCGGCCCAGACGGCAGGGTAACCGGGGAGGCAGATGTCGAGTTTGCAACACACGAGGATGCCGTGGCAGCCATGTCCAAAGACAAAGCTAACATGC AGCACCGCTACGTGGAGCTGTTCTTGAACTCAACAGCAGGTGGCAGCAACGGAGCCTACAGCAGCCAGATGATGGGTGGCATGGGTGAGTTGG GGAACCAGTCGTCTTACAGCGGTGGCCAGCTGAGCTCAGGGTACTCCGGTGGATACAGCAGCCAGGGCAACATGGGCGGCTACAGTGACTACA GTAACCAGGGCGGAATGGGAAGCAGTTACTAcggcggcggaggaggaggaggaagcagaggCTCTATGAACGGACTGGGCGGGGGATGGGGAatgtag
- the hnrnph1 gene encoding heterogeneous nuclear ribonucleoprotein H isoform X7, translated as MADEGYVVRIRGLPWSCSVDEVQRFFSADCKIINNGGGGIHFTYTREGRPSGEAFVELETEEDLKIAVKKDRETMGHRYVEVFKSNNVEMDWVMKHTGPNCPETAGDGLVRLRGLPFGCSKEEIVQFFSGLEIVPNGITLPVDIQGRSTGEAFVQFASQDIAEKALKKHKERIGHRYIEIFKSSRAEVRTHYEPQRKPMGMQRPGPYDRPSGGRGYNMMGRGGSYDRMRRGGYGGGVSDGRYGDGGSSFQSTTGHCVHMRGLPYRATETDIYNFFSPLNPVRVHIEIGPDGRVTGEADVEFATHEDAVAAMSKDKANMQHRYVELFLNSTAGGSNGAYSSQMMGGMGNQSSYSGGQLSSGYSGGYSSQGNMGGYSDYIR; from the exons ATGGCTGATGAGGGATACGTAGTACGCATCAGGGGTCTCCCTTGGTCCTGCTCAGTGGATGAAGTACAGAGGTTTTTCTCGG CGGATTGCAAAATCATCAACAACGGCGGTGGGGGCATCCACTTCACCTACACAAGAGAGGGGCGTCCCAGCGGAGAGGCCTTCGTCGAGTTGGAGACGGAGGAAGACCTGAAGATTGCAGTGAAGAAGGACAGAGAAACTATGGGTCACAGATACGTAGAGG TTTTCAAATCCAACAATGTCGAGATGGACTGGGTCATGAAGCACACTGGTCCAAACTGTCCAGAAACAGCAGGAGATGGGCTCGTCCGGCTCCGAGGCCTTCCCTTTGGCTGCAGCAAGGAGGAGATAGTACAGTTTTTCTCAG GGTTGGAAATCGTGCCAAATGGGATAACATTGCCGGTGGACATCCAGGGGAGGAGTACGGGGGAGGCCTTCGTGCAGTTTGCTTCACAGGATATAGCTGAAAAGGCTCtaaagaaacacaaggaaaGAATAGGGCACAG GTACATTGAGATCTTCAAGAGCAGCCGCGCTGAGGTGCGGACCCATTACGAACCCCAGCGGAAGCCCATGGGCATGCAGAGACCCGGCCCCTATGACCGTCCCTCCGGTGGTCGCGGATACAACATGATGGGCCGAGGGGGATCCTATGACAGAATGCGTCGCGGAGGCTACGGAGGAG GCGTATCGGATGGACGGTATGGCGATGGCGGCTCTTCCTTTCAGAGCACAACGGGCCACTGTGTCCACATGAGGGGCCTGCCCTACAGAGCCACAGAGACAGACATCTACAAT ttCTTCTCGCCATTGAATCCAGTACGGGTCCACATTGAGATCGGCCCAGACGGCAGGGTAACCGGGGAGGCAGATGTCGAGTTTGCAACACACGAGGATGCCGTGGCAGCCATGTCCAAAGACAAAGCTAACATGC AGCACCGCTACGTGGAGCTGTTCTTGAACTCAACAGCAGGTGGCAGCAACGGAGCCTACAGCAGCCAGATGATGGGTGGCATGG GGAACCAGTCGTCTTACAGCGGTGGCCAGCTGAGCTCAGGGTACTCCGGTGGATACAGCAGCCAGGGCAACATGGGCGGCTACAGTGACTACA TTAGGTAA
- the hnrnph1 gene encoding heterogeneous nuclear ribonucleoprotein H isoform X4 — MADEGYVVRIRGLPWSCSVDEVQRFFSADCKIINNGGGGIHFTYTREGRPSGEAFVELETEEDLKIAVKKDRETMGHRYVEVFKSNNVEMDWVMKHTGPNCPETAGDGLVRLRGLPFGCSKEEIVQFFSGLEIVPNGITLPVDIQGRSTGEAFVQFASQDIAEKALKKHKERIGHRYIEIFKSSRAEVRTHYEPQRKPMGMQRPGPYDRPSGGRGYNMMGRGGSYDRMRRGGYGGGVSDGRYGDGGSSFQSTTGHCVHMRGLPYRATETDIYNFFSPLNPVRVHIEIGPDGRVTGEADVEFATHEDAVAAMSKDKANMQHRYVELFLNSTAGGSNGAYSSQMMGGMGELGNQSSYSGGQLSSGYSGGYSSQGNMGGYSDYSECQLHYKR, encoded by the exons ATGGCTGATGAGGGATACGTAGTACGCATCAGGGGTCTCCCTTGGTCCTGCTCAGTGGATGAAGTACAGAGGTTTTTCTCGG CGGATTGCAAAATCATCAACAACGGCGGTGGGGGCATCCACTTCACCTACACAAGAGAGGGGCGTCCCAGCGGAGAGGCCTTCGTCGAGTTGGAGACGGAGGAAGACCTGAAGATTGCAGTGAAGAAGGACAGAGAAACTATGGGTCACAGATACGTAGAGG TTTTCAAATCCAACAATGTCGAGATGGACTGGGTCATGAAGCACACTGGTCCAAACTGTCCAGAAACAGCAGGAGATGGGCTCGTCCGGCTCCGAGGCCTTCCCTTTGGCTGCAGCAAGGAGGAGATAGTACAGTTTTTCTCAG GGTTGGAAATCGTGCCAAATGGGATAACATTGCCGGTGGACATCCAGGGGAGGAGTACGGGGGAGGCCTTCGTGCAGTTTGCTTCACAGGATATAGCTGAAAAGGCTCtaaagaaacacaaggaaaGAATAGGGCACAG GTACATTGAGATCTTCAAGAGCAGCCGCGCTGAGGTGCGGACCCATTACGAACCCCAGCGGAAGCCCATGGGCATGCAGAGACCCGGCCCCTATGACCGTCCCTCCGGTGGTCGCGGATACAACATGATGGGCCGAGGGGGATCCTATGACAGAATGCGTCGCGGAGGCTACGGAGGAG GCGTATCGGATGGACGGTATGGCGATGGCGGCTCTTCCTTTCAGAGCACAACGGGCCACTGTGTCCACATGAGGGGCCTGCCCTACAGAGCCACAGAGACAGACATCTACAAT ttCTTCTCGCCATTGAATCCAGTACGGGTCCACATTGAGATCGGCCCAGACGGCAGGGTAACCGGGGAGGCAGATGTCGAGTTTGCAACACACGAGGATGCCGTGGCAGCCATGTCCAAAGACAAAGCTAACATGC AGCACCGCTACGTGGAGCTGTTCTTGAACTCAACAGCAGGTGGCAGCAACGGAGCCTACAGCAGCCAGATGATGGGTGGCATGGGTGAGTTGG GGAACCAGTCGTCTTACAGCGGTGGCCAGCTGAGCTCAGGGTACTCCGGTGGATACAGCAGCCAGGGCAACATGGGCGGCTACAGTGACTACAGTGAGTGTCAGCTCCATTATAAAAG GTAA
- the hnrnph1 gene encoding heterogeneous nuclear ribonucleoprotein H isoform X5 — protein sequence MADEGYVVRIRGLPWSCSVDEVQRFFSADCKIINNGGGGIHFTYTREGRPSGEAFVELETEEDLKIAVKKDRETMGHRYVEVFKSNNVEMDWVMKHTGPNCPETAGDGLVRLRGLPFGCSKEEIVQFFSGLEIVPNGITLPVDIQGRSTGEAFVQFASQDIAEKALKKHKERIGHRYIEIFKSSRAEVRTHYEPQRKPMGMQRPGPYDRPSGGRGYNMMGRGGSYDRMRRGGYGGGVSDGRYGDGGSSFQSTTGHCVHMRGLPYRATETDIYNFFSPLNPVRVHIEIGPDGRVTGEADVEFATHEDAVAAMSKDKANMQHRYVELFLNSTAGGSNGAYSSQMMGGMGNQSSYSGGQLSSGYSGGYSSQGNMGGYSDYSECQLHYKR from the exons ATGGCTGATGAGGGATACGTAGTACGCATCAGGGGTCTCCCTTGGTCCTGCTCAGTGGATGAAGTACAGAGGTTTTTCTCGG CGGATTGCAAAATCATCAACAACGGCGGTGGGGGCATCCACTTCACCTACACAAGAGAGGGGCGTCCCAGCGGAGAGGCCTTCGTCGAGTTGGAGACGGAGGAAGACCTGAAGATTGCAGTGAAGAAGGACAGAGAAACTATGGGTCACAGATACGTAGAGG TTTTCAAATCCAACAATGTCGAGATGGACTGGGTCATGAAGCACACTGGTCCAAACTGTCCAGAAACAGCAGGAGATGGGCTCGTCCGGCTCCGAGGCCTTCCCTTTGGCTGCAGCAAGGAGGAGATAGTACAGTTTTTCTCAG GGTTGGAAATCGTGCCAAATGGGATAACATTGCCGGTGGACATCCAGGGGAGGAGTACGGGGGAGGCCTTCGTGCAGTTTGCTTCACAGGATATAGCTGAAAAGGCTCtaaagaaacacaaggaaaGAATAGGGCACAG GTACATTGAGATCTTCAAGAGCAGCCGCGCTGAGGTGCGGACCCATTACGAACCCCAGCGGAAGCCCATGGGCATGCAGAGACCCGGCCCCTATGACCGTCCCTCCGGTGGTCGCGGATACAACATGATGGGCCGAGGGGGATCCTATGACAGAATGCGTCGCGGAGGCTACGGAGGAG GCGTATCGGATGGACGGTATGGCGATGGCGGCTCTTCCTTTCAGAGCACAACGGGCCACTGTGTCCACATGAGGGGCCTGCCCTACAGAGCCACAGAGACAGACATCTACAAT ttCTTCTCGCCATTGAATCCAGTACGGGTCCACATTGAGATCGGCCCAGACGGCAGGGTAACCGGGGAGGCAGATGTCGAGTTTGCAACACACGAGGATGCCGTGGCAGCCATGTCCAAAGACAAAGCTAACATGC AGCACCGCTACGTGGAGCTGTTCTTGAACTCAACAGCAGGTGGCAGCAACGGAGCCTACAGCAGCCAGATGATGGGTGGCATGG GGAACCAGTCGTCTTACAGCGGTGGCCAGCTGAGCTCAGGGTACTCCGGTGGATACAGCAGCCAGGGCAACATGGGCGGCTACAGTGACTACAGTGAGTGTCAGCTCCATTATAAAAG GTAA
- the hnrnph1 gene encoding heterogeneous nuclear ribonucleoprotein H isoform X6 — protein MADEGYVVRIRGLPWSCSVDEVQRFFSADCKIINNGGGGIHFTYTREGRPSGEAFVELETEEDLKIAVKKDRETMGHRYVEVFKSNNVEMDWVMKHTGPNCPETAGDGLVRLRGLPFGCSKEEIVQFFSGLEIVPNGITLPVDIQGRSTGEAFVQFASQDIAEKALKKHKERIGHRYIEIFKSSRAEVRTHYEPQRKPMGMQRPGPYDRPSGGRGYNMMGRGGSYDRMRRGGYGGGVSDGRYGDGGSSFQSTTGHCVHMRGLPYRATETDIYNFFSPLNPVRVHIEIGPDGRVTGEADVEFATHEDAVAAMSKDKANMQHRYVELFLNSTAGGSNGAYSSQMMGGMGELGNQSSYSGGQLSSGYSGGYSSQGNMGGYSDYIR, from the exons ATGGCTGATGAGGGATACGTAGTACGCATCAGGGGTCTCCCTTGGTCCTGCTCAGTGGATGAAGTACAGAGGTTTTTCTCGG CGGATTGCAAAATCATCAACAACGGCGGTGGGGGCATCCACTTCACCTACACAAGAGAGGGGCGTCCCAGCGGAGAGGCCTTCGTCGAGTTGGAGACGGAGGAAGACCTGAAGATTGCAGTGAAGAAGGACAGAGAAACTATGGGTCACAGATACGTAGAGG TTTTCAAATCCAACAATGTCGAGATGGACTGGGTCATGAAGCACACTGGTCCAAACTGTCCAGAAACAGCAGGAGATGGGCTCGTCCGGCTCCGAGGCCTTCCCTTTGGCTGCAGCAAGGAGGAGATAGTACAGTTTTTCTCAG GGTTGGAAATCGTGCCAAATGGGATAACATTGCCGGTGGACATCCAGGGGAGGAGTACGGGGGAGGCCTTCGTGCAGTTTGCTTCACAGGATATAGCTGAAAAGGCTCtaaagaaacacaaggaaaGAATAGGGCACAG GTACATTGAGATCTTCAAGAGCAGCCGCGCTGAGGTGCGGACCCATTACGAACCCCAGCGGAAGCCCATGGGCATGCAGAGACCCGGCCCCTATGACCGTCCCTCCGGTGGTCGCGGATACAACATGATGGGCCGAGGGGGATCCTATGACAGAATGCGTCGCGGAGGCTACGGAGGAG GCGTATCGGATGGACGGTATGGCGATGGCGGCTCTTCCTTTCAGAGCACAACGGGCCACTGTGTCCACATGAGGGGCCTGCCCTACAGAGCCACAGAGACAGACATCTACAAT ttCTTCTCGCCATTGAATCCAGTACGGGTCCACATTGAGATCGGCCCAGACGGCAGGGTAACCGGGGAGGCAGATGTCGAGTTTGCAACACACGAGGATGCCGTGGCAGCCATGTCCAAAGACAAAGCTAACATGC AGCACCGCTACGTGGAGCTGTTCTTGAACTCAACAGCAGGTGGCAGCAACGGAGCCTACAGCAGCCAGATGATGGGTGGCATGGGTGAGTTGG GGAACCAGTCGTCTTACAGCGGTGGCCAGCTGAGCTCAGGGTACTCCGGTGGATACAGCAGCCAGGGCAACATGGGCGGCTACAGTGACTACA TTAGGTAA